One window from the genome of Colletotrichum higginsianum IMI 349063 chromosome 12, whole genome shotgun sequence encodes:
- a CDS encoding Glutathione-dependent formaldehyde-activating enzyme: protein MGLKGSCMCKAIKYESTVEDPQVTALCHCTDCQKWSGSAFTSNAVVPRTSFKVTQGEPKFYDITGDSGKNNRHFFCSNCGSSLYTELDLMADVTCIKAGGLDEGKASLEGKPAVEFYCKDRLSYLVDVKGADQKPAFS from the exons ATGGGTCTGAAGGGAAGCTGTATGTGCAAGGCGATCAAGTACGAGAGTACTG TAGAGGACCCTCAAGTCACCGCCCTGTGCCACTGCACAGATTGCCAAAAG TGGAGCGGCTCAGCCTTCACCtccaacgccgtcgtcccTCGTACATCTTTCAAGGTCACCCAAG GTGAGCCCAAATTCTACGACATCACTGGCGACTCGGGCAAGAACAACAGACACTTCTTCTGCTCCAACTGCGGGTCTAGCTTGTATACCGAGCTGGACTTGATGGCCGACGTCACGTGCATCAAGGCTGGTGGGCTTGACGAGGGAAAGGCGAGCTTGGAGGGGAAGCCTGCTGTTGAGTTCTACTGCAAAGATCGGCTTTCGTACTTGGTCGACGTTAAGGGTGCTGATCAGAAGCCAGCTTTCAGTTGA